CAATTGTTAGCCCTGCAAAATATTTTGCCAGGACAATCTTCATATCCGAAATTGGTTTTGTGAAAATAAGATTCAGTGTTCCGGTTTTCTTCTCTTCTGTAAAAAGACGCATTGATACGGCAGGAACAAGAAATAGGAATATCCATGGGGCGAGTGCAAAAAATGGGGAAAGATGTGCATAACCTGTCTCAAGAAGGTTCATATTTCCCGGAAACACCCACAGAAATAGTCCTGTTGATAGTAAAAACACTACTATTACGATGTATCCGGTAAGCGAACTAAAAAAACCGGTTAACTCTTTCTTAAATAGTGGATACATATGGTTTATTGATTTATTCTATTGAGGTGCAAAAATAGCAAAACTATTAGCAATGTGCAATTGCAATGAACAATGTGGCGCGCTTTGTTAATTATTTAATTAATAGTTAACGTGGGTTGTGTTTTTAACGTATAGACAGAGCATGCTATGTCTCTACAATCGTCACGGTACCCACAATTGCCAAAATTGCCACACATACGTTAAATGTTCATTGCTAATTGCTTTTGTTTTTTGCTTCAAACTCTCTAATCAATTCCTCCGGAGACTTCCCTAAATTTTCGATTAAAATTTTGGTATCGTTTGCCAACGGATGCTCAGGGTATTTTTCAAGAAATTTTTCATAATACTCACGCGCTGCATCAATGTCCATTACGTTGTTATCGTAGGTAAAGCCTATCAAAAAAATAACATTGCCCATATTTGGAAAATCTGGATAGCCTGACTCTATCTGTTTTAAATATGATATGGCTTTAATACCTTGATTTATGTACAACGACGCTTCAGCCGCACGATAAAGATATATTGGGCTTAAAGAGTCTTGTTTGTACGCTTGCCAAAACAGGTAGTAATTATCAATCAGTTCGAACATTTCATCTGGCGTTGCCGGTCGTATTTGTCTTATACTGTCGATAAACATTTCATGCTTGCTTATATTTTCGATATGCTTCTCTCGTGAATCTGTTTTTTGCGAGCATGATGCTACTATTGTAATTAACAGGAAGATGTAAACTAATTTTTTCATTTGTGTCTGATATTGAAATTTATTAATATTTTGCTGTTCTTATACCAATTTTAATTTAAAAATAGTCCAAAAACAGGATACGACACAAAGATACGACAATACTTTCAGATACTGTCATAAAAAATGTGTAGAGACACTTAGTTTTGTGTCTCTACACAAAAGATTTATTGAACAATCAATTTTACTGTTTCAACAACAAGACCTTTTTCCACCAAACGCACATGGTAGATACCAGGTGTAAACTCGCCTGTATGCAAGGTGTTTGTGGTGCTGATATTTTGCAGTTTTGAGACCAACTGTCCACGTTCGTTAAATACCTCTATGGTACAGTCTTGTGTGCGACTGCTACATAGTGTTACTTCTACTTTCGCAGGGTTGGGATAGAGGAAGAAATAAGGTTTACCTTCAAGTAACTGCTCGGCTTGATCTTCAAATTGGGAATCGACAATTTGTGATGGTTTTATAACCAACGGTTTAGCTCCAACCTCTTTGCCTGTATCGTATAAACGGCATAGGTAAATTCCCGGCTCGAACTTGTCTGTAGCCACAAGTATCTCGAAAGCAGGTTTTGTAAGTTGTTGCTGATAAACTTCAACCCCTTTATTATTAAATAGTCGCAGTTCTGCACTTTCGAAAACTTCGGCAGCTAAATTGTACTTGACTATAAAGTAATCCTCTGCTGGGTTAGGATTAATCGAGAATGCAAATTCGTTCTTTTGAACAACTGTACTGCCATGACCTTTGCCCTCATCTTCCTCGGGCAAAGTTATTTCAGGAAGCGGGAATCTTGCTTGATCTACCAAAACCAATATAGCGCGGGCAATACTACCAGCTTGTGATTCAGTATCCTCAGCTAATTGATACAAAATGCTCTTTTGCTCAGCGCTCAAATTAAAGTAGTTGCCATCTCCAAGTGCAACGTGGATATCAACAATTTGAGACATCTGATTGTATTCGTCTAATTGTGAGCCTTCAAGGTTGTACTTATTTGGCAATGACCCAAACAACTCCTGAGCTTGTGAAAAACGTTGGGTTGACAAATAGCGGTCTATCATCATATAATCGTAATAGAGGGTGTTTTCGGCTAACATTAACGCTTCGGCTTCGGCTGAACGGTTGGCAGTTGAGTCGTTAAGGTAGTAAGAAATTAAGTCGGAAAGCAGCACCTCTCTTTGCCATATTTTTTCAGCAACCTGCATCTCTATCTCCTCTTTTGCTGAAATTATGTCAAGTCCGCTATTTATGATTTCACGCAGATATTCGGGCATTTGGTTTATGCGGTTATCTAATGCCTCCTGAACTTCTGCGGATTTTGCTGCCTGTGGGTTTGCCTCTAATATATTAGCAATAAACAGATTGGGCAGAACCTCCTCTTCTGAAGCTGTTGTTACCAACACATCTTCCGATAGGAATGGCGATTTATCCAACAGATCATTCAATAAATTGTACTCCTCTCCACTTTCAGCATCTTCAACAGTTTGCACTAAAGCGGGAGTATCTCCACCATCAACCAATCGGGATAGAAACTCCTCCCCACTTTCAATATCTTCATTTAGACTTATAAGCTCCTGTTCAGTAGGAATACGGTCGTTGGGATTACGGTCGAGACATTGATTGATGCTCGTAGTTGGGGACAGGTATACTCCCCTTTTACATAATGGCTCATGCTCTTGATTGTCATAATGATGATAAATCATGATCGAAGTTGCATTTTCCGTATAAATTTCGGTATTCGTTCCATTACACTCCGGAAAAAATTGGTTTCCTGTCGGTAAGTTCTCTGAACCTTGTAACCAATGAGCACCGTCCTTGACTATTTTTAAATGATAGTTGTTATCATTTAAAATATTGCAATTAAGTTTTAACAGCGGATTTTCAGAGGCATATATCCCAGTTTCCAATTTACTTAAATTATTTTTATAAATCTCTTGAAGCCCAGTTCTATTAGCAATAATACCTATTCCAGAATTATTACCTCTGATATTGTTTTGCATTATTTTAAAATTATTGCCACTAAAGGCAAATATTCCGCAATAAGCCGGATTCAATATAGTGTTATTGATGATTGTTCCAGAACAATTCCCATCGTTAGTGATGGCTATATGGTTGTTTTGAAACGAGTTTTCTTCTATTGTGGTATTAGCTGAACTTAAAATATAAATTGCACTTTCAAGGTTGTTAAATATATTTGATATTTTGTCACCGAAATTCTCTCCTAGAGCTGTAGCGATAATAGTAGATTTTGTTCCTTCCAAAACAATTCCGTTACCATGATATTTTTTGTACGACGTAAAGGTGTTTCCAAGTATCTGAACCCCTTTAACACCCCACAACCAAATAGCTGTTGAACGTTGTTTTAAATAATCAAAGTTATTTGTTGTTTGAAAGGTACACTTTTGTATATAACTACGATTGTTTATTTCAATATTTGGGTTCTGTGGTGAATAGTTTCTGTATTCGTGCATGACAATACCATTATCACAGTCCTTGAAATTTGCACCTTCGGCACATATAATCCCACCTCCATATACACCTGGATTGTTTCGGTCGCCCGCAAAAATGCCAAAAACAGCATTTTCGATTATTGCCTCATTTCTCAGTTCTACCACGGGTTGTTCTTCGGGGGTCTGAGGTGCGAGTCTGTTGCCGTGCAGTTCAATACCATACCACTGCTTGTTACATACGTTAGTAAGTCTGATATCTTCAAGAATCAGTTTACCACCGGGTTTCACAATTATAGAAGATTCGTAAAAATTTAAGACAGACGATTCGGGTGTACTTTTAATTTCCAGTACGCCCCCAGACTCAACGATGATTGGTAAGGAAATCAAACGTCCTTTGTTTTCCCAAACTTGATGATCGGTTATTATTCGTGGCTCAAGCAATACACTAGCTGGGTTAATTCCGTCTATAATGACTCTTCCTAAAGTGTAAGAAATATTTTGAGTATCTCTCTCGAACGCGAGGACTGCTCCGTTTGCAATATTCATGTAAGTGTCAAGATCGAAAATAATTTTACCATTGCCACGAATTATTAGTCTGGAACATGGTTCCATTTTAAAAGTGGCATTGTTCTTTATGTGGAGAGTTGCATTATCTGATATCTCATAAGTCGAGCCTGACTTTAGCACCAAGCTACTATTGTCTTCTACAGAGACGTGAGAATTAGTCTCTTGTTTGAAATAAGCACAGTCAAGTAAGGTTAAGAAAGTTGGATTGATAAAATCGTTTGCCACCGTTTTTGTATGGCGATTTGGAACCCCCGATTTTACTATTCTAAGCGTATTTCCCTGTTTTAAAATAACATCAGCTTCGTTATCATCCCTTTGTTTTACGAGTTGTATGTCACCCGCCCAGTTCTTAGAGGAGCGTATTTCATTGTCGTTAAAATCAATCTTTATTTGGAATGAACGGTCAACTGTATTGAATGATAAAATTTTAACAGAAATATTGTTCAGTATATATGGTTCTATAGCCTCTTGAGCCATACTGTATTTGGGATAGTTTAATATGGGAACTATACCGGATAGCCCCACTTCATCTCCTTCCTGAAAAGCATCTGATCTGCGACCCAATATCTCCTTAGATACATGGTTCAGACCCGAAAGTGCGGCGTAAGTTAGTCGGGGCGTAGGCTCAATCGACTCTTTTATTATAAAATGAGCCTCGTTTTTTGCGGAATTAGATCCAGTATTATATAGGATTGTATTATCATATGTTGGAGGTCCCAAAGGATTATTGGGGTAGTTGTCTGGATATGAGCTAAATGGACTTATACCTGAAATCGGATTCTCCTCACCACGTGTGAAAGTAAACAACACGTTTCCCCAAAAGACTTCTGGATTACTCGTGGCAAGCGTAGAGTGTGTATAGTTAAAATTCCCTTGTGCATTAAGGGCTTTAAGTCCATTCGCTCCTGGACCTAATGCAGGAAATATAGAATCTCTAGAATAGCGTGTATTGTCTATATACATATATATCCCTTTTTCAGGTCTGGGGATAGTGTCAAAGCTATTATCATTAGGGTACCACAAAGATGGAGTGGAACCCTCTCCACTTTTAAAATCCCACGCGCTAAGCCTTTGGTGGTTCTCTATCCAAAGGTAGGTGCTTTCTACGTGTGGAATCTTTATCCTTATTGCATCACCGTAGGTAACAAAATCGCGAATCGTATAAATACCTGTTTTATTTAAATGTTCGGGTGATAAAATATCTGCATCCTCATTATTACTTTTAATATCAATCCAACCTAGCAAATATCGCTCCCAAGCATTGGCAGATACCATATACTCGGAACCTTTAATCATACCCCAGCCACCTGCAGAAAAATGCCATCTACTACCAACAACCCCGTTGGCTCCAAAAACATGAGGACAATCAAAAACGTCGTGTGCTATTTCGTGTACAAACGACTCTTGCACAGCATATTTGTCGCGCAAATTAAGTGTTAACGTATAAACAGTATTAAAAGAGTAGATACCAATAGTAACACCAGGTGCTCCACCAGCAAAACCTCCGTGAGAACCACCCCATGTATTCATACCTGTAAAAGGCTGATTTGTCCAATCAGGGGAGTACCTCCAAATAAATATCAAACAGTCAACTATACTATCGGGATTCGATAAAGAGTTATCGTATAAGTATTTGGGACGGTTGGTGCGATTGTCAAAAACTGAAAAATCGAAACTAGGATAGTCTCTACTTATTTTTTCCATAACCTTTTTATTACACCAATACCATTCATCAGCAGGAGGGTTACCACCGGGTTTAATGTTTATACGAACGGGTTTGTTGGTCTCAGGGTCTTTAAATGCTTCGCCCGTAAACCTAAACTTTCCCATGGACATATCATGATAATATCGAGATATGCTTTGGTTCTGTGGATTCGCTGCAATTACAGTAACAAAGTCGCTTAGGTTCTCAAACAGGAAGTCGTCCATCTTACCTGTCTCAGGATCGACGTAGCTTGGAAGTCCTTGGTTGTCTCCTTGTGTTATATGTGCGGGCCAATCTTCATTGTTCGGGTCTTGCGCACCTACATTATTATCTTCGAAACCTGCAAAGATGACCAACACTTTTAAGTTGCCTTTAGGTGTAAAAGCCCAGCCATACGGTGACCATATTTTTTCTCTTGGTTCGCCAGTTTCCATTCCCTCTAAATCGCGTGGATCGTTAGAGTCTGGCATAATGATTTGAGCAGGTACTATAGTTGCCCAAGAAATGATCATTAGTGCTGAAATTAAAGTCTTGATAGATTTCATAATCGTTAATTTTTATTGTTTTATGATTTTTTGATAATATATTTTGTGTGTTTTTGTATCTTTGGCTACTATTGCATAAATTCCTGTAGGAAAACAACTTATATCCAATTCATAATTTATCTCTCCCACTATATTTGCTGTGTGTATGGTAGCTCCTGTAATAGTTTGAACAGTAATTGTACCTGTAAATCCATTGACAAAACTTAGTGTTACCTTATCTGTTGCTGGGTTAGGGTAAACAACAAACTTTTCTGTTTCCCTAATTTCCGGTTCAAGTCCTACGAAACCGTTTGGGTCTGTCTTTACAAGAAACATATACCAAAGAACATTTCCATAATCTTGACAATTAAGGCAACCTGAGGTAAAAAAGACTACTCCGCCGTCGTCGGCTTCGGCAACACTTTTGTATGCCAGCTCGCGAGAGATGGTATTGTCATAACCTCTCCGCCAAACCATATTGCCGTCTCTATCAGCTTTTACTAACCAAATTGTATGA
This sequence is a window from Bacteroidales bacterium. Protein-coding genes within it:
- a CDS encoding tetratricopeptide repeat protein, yielding MKKLVYIFLLITIVASCSQKTDSREKHIENISKHEMFIDSIRQIRPATPDEMFELIDNYYLFWQAYKQDSLSPIYLYRAAEASLYINQGIKAISYLKQIESGYPDFPNMGNVIFLIGFTYDNNVMDIDAAREYYEKFLEKYPEHPLANDTKILIENLGKSPEELIREFEAKNKSN
- a CDS encoding T9SS type A sorting domain-containing protein; the encoded protein is MKSIKTLISALMIISWATIVPAQIIMPDSNDPRDLEGMETGEPREKIWSPYGWAFTPKGNLKVLVIFAGFEDNNVGAQDPNNEDWPAHITQGDNQGLPSYVDPETGKMDDFLFENLSDFVTVIAANPQNQSISRYYHDMSMGKFRFTGEAFKDPETNKPVRINIKPGGNPPADEWYWCNKKVMEKISRDYPSFDFSVFDNRTNRPKYLYDNSLSNPDSIVDCLIFIWRYSPDWTNQPFTGMNTWGGSHGGFAGGAPGVTIGIYSFNTVYTLTLNLRDKYAVQESFVHEIAHDVFDCPHVFGANGVVGSRWHFSAGGWGMIKGSEYMVSANAWERYLLGWIDIKSNNEDADILSPEHLNKTGIYTIRDFVTYGDAIRIKIPHVESTYLWIENHQRLSAWDFKSGEGSTPSLWYPNDNSFDTIPRPEKGIYMYIDNTRYSRDSIFPALGPGANGLKALNAQGNFNYTHSTLATSNPEVFWGNVLFTFTRGEENPISGISPFSSYPDNYPNNPLGPPTYDNTILYNTGSNSAKNEAHFIIKESIEPTPRLTYAALSGLNHVSKEILGRRSDAFQEGDEVGLSGIVPILNYPKYSMAQEAIEPYILNNISVKILSFNTVDRSFQIKIDFNDNEIRSSKNWAGDIQLVKQRDDNEADVILKQGNTLRIVKSGVPNRHTKTVANDFINPTFLTLLDCAYFKQETNSHVSVEDNSSLVLKSGSTYEISDNATLHIKNNATFKMEPCSRLIIRGNGKIIFDLDTYMNIANGAVLAFERDTQNISYTLGRVIIDGINPASVLLEPRIITDHQVWENKGRLISLPIIVESGGVLEIKSTPESSVLNFYESSIIVKPGGKLILEDIRLTNVCNKQWYGIELHGNRLAPQTPEEQPVVELRNEAIIENAVFGIFAGDRNNPGVYGGGIICAEGANFKDCDNGIVMHEYRNYSPQNPNIEINNRSYIQKCTFQTTNNFDYLKQRSTAIWLWGVKGVQILGNTFTSYKKYHGNGIVLEGTKSTIIATALGENFGDKISNIFNNLESAIYILSSANTTIEENSFQNNHIAITNDGNCSGTIINNTILNPAYCGIFAFSGNNFKIMQNNIRGNNSGIGIIANRTGLQEIYKNNLSKLETGIYASENPLLKLNCNILNDNNYHLKIVKDGAHWLQGSENLPTGNQFFPECNGTNTEIYTENATSIMIYHHYDNQEHEPLCKRGVYLSPTTSINQCLDRNPNDRIPTEQELISLNEDIESGEEFLSRLVDGGDTPALVQTVEDAESGEEYNLLNDLLDKSPFLSEDVLVTTASEEEVLPNLFIANILEANPQAAKSAEVQEALDNRINQMPEYLREIINSGLDIISAKEEIEMQVAEKIWQREVLLSDLISYYLNDSTANRSAEAEALMLAENTLYYDYMMIDRYLSTQRFSQAQELFGSLPNKYNLEGSQLDEYNQMSQIVDIHVALGDGNYFNLSAEQKSILYQLAEDTESQAGSIARAILVLVDQARFPLPEITLPEEDEGKGHGSTVVQKNEFAFSINPNPAEDYFIVKYNLAAEVFESAELRLFNNKGVEVYQQQLTKPAFEILVATDKFEPGIYLCRLYDTGKEVGAKPLVIKPSQIVDSQFEDQAEQLLEGKPYFFLYPNPAKVEVTLCSSRTQDCTIEVFNERGQLVSKLQNISTTNTLHTGEFTPGIYHVRLVEKGLVVETVKLIVQ
- a CDS encoding T9SS type A sorting domain-containing protein; amino-acid sequence: VKIDTLHKCLTGGGGFYETSTENVNGNQLFISYPPLFPGDGTQMNFISDYDFNPIQEKNHSQYSMMFPHKEFGYYRIPYRWVKEYDESPKYLIRYDDNMDSLWAHEYSDYLMNGVKKIEFMATTSSSDGGVILAGEISNLFFHTIWLVKADRDGNMVWRRGYDNTISRELAYKSVAEADDGGVVFFTSGCLNCQDYGNVLWYMFLVKTDPNGFVGLEPEIRETEKFVVYPNPATDKVTLSFVNGFTGTITVQTITGATIHTANIVGEINYELDISCFPTGIYAIVAKDTKTHKIYYQKIIKQ